The Carassius carassius chromosome 31, fCarCar2.1, whole genome shotgun sequence genome includes a region encoding these proteins:
- the LOC132111352 gene encoding dapper homolog 1-like codes for MNELSEMLVSRDYCPLMMQDRKECDARSREKADCEVERVRTRERLDATVAGLTELEYLRQRQELLVRSVLNCQEIAGEDKPCLTVEDSYLDTEEKLLEENILLLRKQLNCLRRRDAGLINQLQELDRQISDLRLDTETLHEHVEMDSRPSSGFYDLSDGASGSLSNSSNSVFSECLSSCRSTTCQCTPLDTSICASEGRLKPADELGIFAECDCHCEDSSSGTVRRSLSASYSPSPDGSCDGLSKFHCDLTAKNGNDVYRYPSPLHAVAVQSSIFFQCMTSKLKEDCNLSKPGEASSDEQKAEQVVGTQNSSWHATQTLPNKKLDSYIFALLQRRAQPLRTNKPRTSINTDPSKSILRQASLCSRAPPAIQAQQWTSDLKPNWQMCLQDSSVVSTEKSTASPQRQWSAECKGDTLQNGAYFSPSQPQNGYTTTNDNNTSCLLKKKVYGATKGQLLSVASKDCQDLGSPNAVSSPKLDKHSYYTVEDNMSGQAMKASPLKRSPKAQAPASCGKDAEQLPPELLSLSSFSQSQDEGGQLVSAQYIPAQKQNVNLHKDGTKNIKIVKVKNSTSAKSRSHVSEHVQETDKHRTGSRRSRQVVDDIHHLHKSSKKSSTKAKRIPASIPEGRILEKHTSSTGGRYSAQRHHGYHRHHEAVLAKPKYKRNDYHRRPRGLHEIPYEEAFRRAHRRQKQEMLGHMSAMYLPSNAHYTSPYDYVGSDSEYSADCASLFHSTILDTSEDERSNYTTNCFGDSESSASEANYVDESSTSSDSEGSAGVNWPQFNQAGTGSHGMTSAQAKAFVKIKASHNLKKKILRFRSDSLKLMTTV; via the exons atgaatgaattgtcAGAGATGCTGGTTTCCAGGGATTATTGCCCGCTCATGATGCAGGATCGGAAGGAATGCGACGCGCGCTCTCGGGAGAAGGCGGACTGTGAAGTGGAGCGGGTTCGAACCCGAGAGCGTCTGGACGCGACTGTCGCGGGTCTGACCGAGCTGGAGTATTTGAGACAGAGACAGGAACTACTGGTCAGGAGTGTGTTGAACTGTCAGGAGATCGCGGGAGAGGACAAACCCTGCCTTACCGTGGAGGACAGCTATCTGGACACTGAAGAGAAACTTCTGGAGGAGAATATTTTATTGCTTAGAAAACAATTG aactgCCTTAGGAGGCGTGATGCAGGTTTGATCAACCAGCTCCAGGAATTAGACAGACAGATCAGTGACCTGCGGTTGGACACAGAGACTTTGCATGAACATGTGGAAATGGACAGCCGGCCAAGTTCAG GCTTTTACGACCTAAGTGACGGTGCTTCAGGATCCCTCTCCAATTCCTCCAACTCTGTCTTTAGTGAGTGTTTGTCCAGTTGTCGTTCCACCACCTGCCAGTGCACCCCACTTGACACCTCGATCTGTGCCTCCGAGGGAAGGCTTAAGCCTGCAG ATGAGCTGGGCATTTTTGCTGAGTGTGATTGCCATTGCGAAGACTCAAGTTCTGGAACAGTCCGCAGGTCTCTTTCTGCATCCTACTCCCCTTCCCCAGATGGCTCCTGTGATGGCCTGTCCAAGTTCCACTGTGATCTCACTGCCAAAAATGGTAATGATGTTTACCGGTACCCCAGCCCTCTCCATGCGGTGGCTGTCCAGAGCTCCATCTTCTTTCAATGCATGACTAGTAAACTAAAGGAAGATTGTAACCTCTCCAAGCCTGGTGAAGCATCAAGCGATGAACAGAAAGCTGAGCAGGTCGTGGGCACTCAGAATTCTTCCTGGCATGCCACTCAAACACTCCCAAACAAAAAACTGGATAGTTATATATTTGCGCTACTTCAGAGGAGGGCACAGCCCTTGAGGACCAACAAACCCAGGACAAGCATCAACACTGACCCCTCCAAGAGCATTTTAAGGCAGGCTAGTCTTTGCTCACGGGCCCCACCTGCTATCCAGGCCCAACAATGGACCTCTGACCTCAAGCCTAACTGGCAGATGTGTTTACAAGATTCATCAGTAGTTAGCACTGAGAAAAGTACAGCTTCGCCCCAAAGACAGTGGTCTGCTGAGTGCAAGGGAGATACCCTACAAAATGGAGCATACTTTTCTCCAAGTCAGCCACAGAACGGTTACACAACCACCAATGATAATAACACTAGTTGCCTCTTGAAGAAGAAAGTTTATGGAGCCACTAAAGGCCAGCTGTTAAGTGTTGCATCGAAGGATTGCCAGGATTTAGGCAGTCCAAATGCAGTTTCCTCTCCCAAACTCGACAAGCATTCTTATTACACTGTGGAGGACAATATGTCTGGACAGGCAATGAAAGCAAGTCCTCTTAAGAGGAGTCCTAAGGCTCAGGCTCCAGCAAGTTGTGGTAAAGATGCCGAACAGCTGCCTCCAGAGCTGCTCAGCCTCAGTTCTTTTTCACAAAGTCAAGATGAGGGAGGTCAATTGGTCAGTGCCCAGTACATCCCTGCCCAGAAACAGAATGTAAATCTCCATAAGGATGGCACCAAGAACATCAAGATTGTCAAAGTGAAAAATTCCACCAGTGCAAAAAGTAGATCTCATGTTTCTGAGCATGTTCAAGAGACTGACAAGCATCGGACCGGATCTAGGCGGTCTCGACAAGTTGTTGATGACATCCACCACTTGCACAAATCTTCCAAGAAATCCTCCACAAAAGCCAAGAGAATTCCTGCCTCCATCCCTGAAGGACGAATCCTGGAGAAGCACACTAGTTCCACAGGGGGTCGATATTCTGCCCAGAGACACCACGGATATCACCGGCATCATGAGGCAGTGTTGGCCAAACCCAAGTACAAGCGCAACGACTACCACCGGCGGCCGAGGGGTCTCCACGAGATCCCATATGAGGAGGCTTTCAGAAGGGCTCACCGCAGGCAGAAACAAGAAATGCTGGGCCACATGTCAGCCATGTACTTGCCGTCTAATGCACACTACACCAGTCCCTACGACTACGTAGGCAGCGACTCTGAATATTCGGCAGATTGCGCCTCTCTCTTCCATTCCACCATTCTGGACACAAGCGAGGATGAGCGCAGTAACTATACTACCAACTGTTTTGGGGACAGTGAGTCAAGTGCTAGCGAGGCAAACTATGTAGATGAGAGCAGCACTAGTAGTGACTCTGAGGGGAGTGCAGGGGTAAATTGGCCCCAATTCAACCAGGCCGGTACAGGATCCCACGGAATGACATCAGCACAGGCAAAGGCATTTGTTAAAATCAAGGCTTCCCACAACTTGAAAAAGAAGATCTTACGTTTCCGATCAGACTCATTAAAACTCATGACCACAGTATAA